In Xylanivirga thermophila, the DNA window AATTGACAGGAACAGATAATGCAGATGAGATAGAATTTAAAGTAATCCAGCTCATATCAAGCATTATAAGTCCTGTCATAATGTACTTAGGGATAGGTGAGCACTTGGTAATAGACATAAATGATGCAGCAGTAAGAAAAAGCTATATAACAAGTTTGATAGATAGCATAATATCATAGTTAGGAATGGGGTAGTTCCGCCTTTGATTTTACCGATGTGGCATATTCTGAAGGTGTCATATCGGTAGTTTTTTTAAATACATTGGAAAAGTAGTGGACAGAGCTAAACCCCAATTTTTCAGCGATTTCAGAAAAATTATAGTTTTCTTCCCGTATGAGCTGTTTTGCTTCTTCGATCTTTAAAAATCGAAAATATTGTATTATACCAGCATCCATTTTTTCCTTAAAGAGATTTTTTATACGGGTGCGACCAAGGGAAAATTCTTCACAGAAATCGTCAATAGTGAGGTTTTTATTGATGTTTTGCTTCATAAAAGATATCATACGGTTTATCAGATCATCTTCTACTCTCCGCCTTGTTATAAATGATATCCTTTCTTGATTTTTTACTGAAGAATTGTTTCTTATAAAGGTTATAAGAAGCAATTCTAGATATAGTTTTATAAGCTGTTGGGATCCAAACAGTGCATCATGCTTTTTATCATCTTCGGTTACAAATTGATTTAATCTTCCATTAAAGGAATTTGCACGCTCCTTTATTATGTTTGCCAGTATATCCTTTTCTTCATCTCCCGCCCTTAAAATTTTATTTTCAAAAAATTTCATTGTAGAGCTATTACAGACAAATGACATTACTATAAGATTAGGCGCAATCTTACCATTAGCCCATACACTGTGAAATTCGTTGGGCTTATGAAATATGATTTCTCCCTGTTCGAGCTGGTAACCTTCTGTATCAGCCATAACCTCTGCTTGCCCCTTATCTACATATAAAAACTCCCAAAAATCATGACTCTCTCCTTGAAATACAAAATCTTTGGCATATTCAAAATAGAATATGCTGACTATCGCATCTATGTTTATCACCTTATTAAGGGTTATTTTAGGATATTTGGTATTGCCTCTTTTTTCCAACAAATAAATCTCCTCGCATTTCTGAAAGTGTCCAAAATTATAAAAAAACCGACTTCTTATGCAAAGAAAAAACTATTAATCTATTGTATAATTAATATACGAAGGATATATCAAGTATATTTTATAAATTTCCACACAAATATATTATCAAATTTTATATACTAAATCAATAAAAGGAGGCTGAACAATGAAAAAAGGTATTAATATCTGGTCGTTTAAAGGCGGTATGACAGTGTCTGAGTGTATAAAAATGGCCAGGGATGCTGGGTATGATGGTATCGAGCTTAGCTTAGATGAGGAGGGTGAGGTTAGCTTAGATAGCACTGAACAGGATATCTTAAGGATCAAAAAAATAGCAGAAGATGAAGGAATGGAGATTCCAAGCCTGGCAAGTGGCCTTTACTGGTCATATCCTGCTACTAGCTCGGATCCTAAGATCAGACAGAAATCTATGGATATTGTAAGAAAACAGCTAGAGATTGCTTCAATATTGGGTGCAGATAGTATTTTGGTAGTACCAGGGGCTGTTTGTGCAGATTTTATACCCGGATGTGAAGTAGTGGATTATGACGTGGCATATGACAGGGCATTGGGGGCATTTACCGAATTAAAAAAGGATGCAGAGGAGATGAAGGTTCACATAGGACTTGAGAATGTATGGAATAAATTTTTGTTATCTCCTATTGAGATGAGAGAGTTTATAGACAAGATTGACAGTCCCTATGTAGGTGCCTATTTGGACGTGGGAAATGTTGTCTATTCAGGTTATCCAGAGCATTGGATAAAAATACTTGGAAAGCGTATAAAGAAGGTACATTTTAAAGATTTCAGGAAAAGTGTAGGCACCCTTGATGGTTTTGTAGATCTTTTGGCGGGAGATGTGAATTTTCCTGCGGTAATGGATGCATTTAGTGCCGTGGGATATGATGATTATGTTACTGCAGAGATGATACCTAATTATACCCATTATACGAATCAGATTATATACAATACGTCTAAGTCTATGGATCAAATTTTAGGCAGATAAAAGTAAAAAATATAAAAGGAGATGTTCTTATTATGTTAAAAGTAGGATTAGTAGGTATAGGTTTTATGGGGCGAGGTCATTTGGATAACTATATAAGATTGGAGTCGGAAGGTTTTCCTGTTAAATTGGTAGCCGTATGCGATATAGATCCAGATAAGTTTGAAAACAAATTTGTACCTGGCAATATAGATGTGGGAAATGCAAAATATGATTTTTCAAAATACAATCTATATACTAGTATAGATGAAATGTTGGAAAAGGAAGATTTGGATTACGTGGATATGCCACTCCCCACCTATATTCATTCTGAGTCAGCTGTAAAAGCGCTTAACAAAGGTGTAAATGTACTTTGTGAAAAGCCAATGGCCCTAACTGTAGAGCAATGTCAGGCTATGATAGATGCAGCTGAAAAGAACAATAAAAAACTGATGATTGCCCAGTGTCTACGTTTTTGGCCTGCATATGAATATGTAAAGGAATGCATAGATACCAATAAATTTGGGGATGTAGTAGGTGCATATTTCTTCCGTGGAGGTGCTACACCAAGATGGTCATATCAGAACTGGTTGCTTCAAAAGGATAAGAGCGGTGGAGCACTGCTTGACCAGCATGTCCATGACGTTGATACTATTAATTGGCTATTTGGTACTCCAAAGAGTGTATCAACCATAGGTAGAAATGTTATTCCCGGTAGTGGTTATGATATAGTATCTACCCATTATATCTACGATGATGGCAAAGTAGTGACAGCTGAGGATGATTGGGTATTAAATGGTGATTATGGTTTTGAGATGAGATTTAGAGTAAATTTTGAAAATGGAAATGTAGTTTATGAAAATGGTGTGCTTAAGGTAAACCCCCATGATGGAAAATCATTTACACCTGATCTACCAGAAGATAATGGATATTATAGAGAGATAAAATACTATGTAAATGCTTTATTGAATGATCAAACTATTGATATTGCTGCACCTCACAGTACTATGGAAACCATACGTATTGCTCGGGCAGAGGTGGAGTCTGCTGATAATAACGGTAAGGTAGTAGAACTTTAATTAGACAATTATAATATTTTAAAGGGGTAGAGAGTTTATGTATCATTTGGATATAGGAGTTATTATCTCATTAGAGAGTTTGCTTAAAAATGGCACGGAGGAGATTGAGGTCCTAGGTCTTAACTCCTGTCAGGTAAATGCATGGGATATTGATTTACTTACCGAGGATAATGCTAAAAGAGTAAGGGAAATAGTAGGAGATAAGATAAATATATCAAGTCTTTGGGTGGGTTGGCCCGGACCTAAGGTATGGGATTTTATAGATGGTCCTTTAACGCTTGGATTGGTACCAGCAGAATTTAGATATGCACGTATGGAGGCATTAAAAAAAGGTGCCCGATTTGCTAAAATGCTAGATATAACAGATATTACTACTCATGTAGGTTTTATTCCTGAGAATCCATCTACTACTGAATATAGGGAAACGGTGATTGCCATACGGGAAGTGGCTTCATATTGCAAGAATCTAGGAATATATTTTAATTTTGAAACGGGACAGGAAACGCCCATTACACTTATACGTACTATAGAGGATACTGGGCTTGATAACTTAGGTATAAATCTCGATCCAGCAAATTTGCTTCTCTATGGCAAGGCAAATCCTGTTGATGCTGTGGATATATATAAAAATCTTATAAGAGGAGTACATGTAAAGGATGGTAAATATCCTACAGACGGCAGACATCTTGGCGAGGAAACGGCCATGGGAGAAGGAATGGTTAATTTCCCCTTGCTTTTAGACAGACTTATAAAGTATAATTATCAAGGGGCCTTAACGATAGAGAGAGAAATTACAGGTCCCAAGCAAAAGGAGGATATAATAAAGGCAAAAGAGATTTTGCTGGATATCTTGCAAAAATATTAGACTTAAGATATAGGGATGGAGTTGCAATGGATAAACAATATAATGTAGTACTTGTGGGCTGTGGCCATATGGGTGCAGCCCATATGGATGATATATATTACAGGGAAAATATTAATGTAGAGGGAGTAGTAGATTTAAATCCGGAAAAGGCAAAATTCTTTGCTAGAAAATATGGAGCAAAATCCTGGTCTACTAATTATCAAAATTATTTAAAGGATAAAAATGTTGATATAGTTATAATAGCAACATATCCTTCAAGTCATCTAAAAATGCTTAGGGATTGTATAGCTGCAGGCAAACATGTACTATGTGAGAAGCCGATAGCCACTGATCTTAAGGAAGGCAGGGAATTTGTAAAGCTTGTAAAGCATGCAAAGACTAAGGTGTTGGTAGGGCATATACTAAGGCATAATAAAACCTATCAGACGGTGGCAAAGATGATACAGGATGGGGCCATAGGTAGTCCTATAATAATGCGTATGGCACAGAATCACCATACAATGGATTGGAATAAGTATTTGGCTCTTATAAAGGAGACCTCACCCATAATAGACTGTGGTGTTCATTATATAGATGTTATGAGGTGGTTTACCGGAGCTGAAGTGATAAATGTGTCTGGTATAGGACTTCGGACGGAGGCCGATGTTCCAGAGGATAAATATAACTATGGCCTTATTACATTAACCTTATCTGATGGCTCGGTGGCATATTATGAGGCGGGATGGGGTAATACTATTGCAGCGGACAATTTAAAGGAGTTTGTTGGACCTAAAGGACGTATAAGGATAATATATAAAAAGGATAGGGCTACTCATCAAGAAGAAGGGGATCTAATAGAATTTTATAGATATCCTGAAAAGACCTATGAGATGATAAATTTGGATAGCAATCGAAAACCTACCTATGATCAATTAAGCTGTCTAATAGATATGATAGAAAATGATACACAAGCTTCCCCAAGTATAGATGATGTCTATACTGCCTTTGAAATAGCTGTGGCTGCGGATGAAAAGATAAAAAATGAATATTCCAAGGTCAATCATATTGCTTTGGTATGATTTTATTAAACAAAAGAGCACTGTTTTATATAAAACAGTGCTCTTTTGTTTATAGCTAGTTCCGATCAAGTGACCAATAGTATAAAAAAACTGGCCAAAAGTATAAAGAAATAATCAGGTATCTAGTATAAGATAGAGGTGGCATAAGTTAAATTTATAAAAAAATGGAGGTTGATAAGTGATGAAAATTGGAGTAAGTGCATACAGCTATAGCCAATGTGATATGGATGCTATACAGATAGTGCATAAGGCTAAGGAGATGGAATTTGACTATATAGAATTTTCAGGACTGCCCAAGCTTCCGGAAAATACTGATCCTGTGGAGTATGCAAAAAAGATAAAACAGGAATGTGACAAGGTAGGCCTTACAATAGTTAACTATGCAGTAGGTGCCGATCTTTTAAATAATGATTTAGATCAAGAAGTTGAAAGGTTGAAACGGGAGGTAGATGTAGCAAAAGAGTTGGGTTCACCATGCATGCGCCATGATGCAACATGGGGATTTGCAAATATGGAAGATGGCCCGAAGGGTTTTGATAATGCATTGCCTGTTTTGATAAAGGGTTATAGGGCGGTTACAGAATATGCAGAGCAGCTTGGGATAAAGACTACTATAGAAAACCATGGTTTCTTTTGCCAGGATAGTGAAAGGGTAGAAAAGCTTATTTTAGGTGTAGGACATCCAAACTTTGGTCTACTCTTGGACGTGGGGAATTTTCTATGTGTAGATGAAGATCCTGTAAAGGCTGTAGGTAGACTGCTTCCATATGTGTTCCATGCCCATGCTAAGGATTTTCATATAAAATCAGGTATGGTAGTTAGTCCTGGAGATGGTTGGTTTAGATCAAGGGGAGGCAATTATCTCAGAGGTTCTATAATAGGACATGGAAATGCGCCTGTATTTCAGTGTATAGGGCTTTTAAAGAGAGCAGGATATGATGGTGTTCTTTCCATAGAGTTTGAAGGATTGGAAGATCCAATAAAAGGTATAGCAATAGGAAAGAAAAACTTGGAGCATTATATAGAACTTGCTTAGTTAGTATTGGAGGTTTGGGTATACATGAAGGAAGAATGCTTGCCAAAACCAAATAGGGGTCAGCTAGCATGGCAGGACATGGAGATGGGAATGTTTCTTCACTTTGGTATTAATACATTTCATGATCAAGAATGGGGAGAAGGTACTGATAGTCCCAGTACCTTTGATCCTACCGATCTAGATGCAAGACAGTGGGTACATATGGCCAAAGCTGGAGGATTTAAGTATGTAGTGTTGACGGCCAAGCATCATGATGGATTTTGTTTATGGCCTACAAAAACTACCGATTATTCTGTGAAATATAGTCCATGGAAAGATGGCAAAGGGGATGTAGTGCGCGAATGTGCCGATGCTTGTAGAGAAGAGGGCATTGGATTTGGTATATATCTATCGCCATGGGATAGGCATGAACCTTGTTATGACAACAAGGATTTGTACGATGATTTTTATTGTGATCAACTTACAGAGCTTTTAACGGGCTATGGACCATTAGTGGAGATATGGTTTGACGGTGCAGGCTCAGAAGGGCGGGAGTATGACTGGGCAAGAATAATGAACTTAATAAATAAATATCAACCCAATGCTATGATATTTAACATGGGTGCTCCAACTATAAGATGGGTAGGAAATGAGGATGGATTGGCTCCCTATCCCTGTTGGAATACTGCCAAGGCGGCTAGGCAAAGCATTTTTACAGATGAAAATACAAAATGGCTTCCAAATACGCCTAGATGGGTACCGGCAGAATGCGATGTTCCCATACGAAGGGGACAGTGGTTCTGGCATCCAAATGCCGAACATAATCTTCGTTCTTTAGATGAACTTATGGATATATATTATCGATCCGTAGGCCATGGAGCCGGATTACTCCTTAATGTTTCACCAGATGCTAGGGGGCTCATCCCCGATGCAGATGCAAAAAGGCTGATTGAGTTTGGAATAGAGATACGGAGGAGATTTAATGATCCAATAGCTAGTACAGCAGGATGTGGATACAAGATAGATCTTCATTTAAAATCTTCAGCATATATGGATCATGCTATTATAATGGAGGACATAGCATATGGCGAGCGGATACTAAAATACAAACTAGAGGCAAAGCAAGGAGACGACTGGATATTAATTTCAGAAGGCAGTGCCATAGGGCATAAAAAGATAGATAAGTTTAAAAAAGTAGAGACGGATCATATAAGGTTAATTATATTGGAGGCAGATG includes these proteins:
- a CDS encoding AraC family transcriptional regulator, encoding MEKRGNTKYPKITLNKVINIDAIVSIFYFEYAKDFVFQGESHDFWEFLYVDKGQAEVMADTEGYQLEQGEIIFHKPNEFHSVWANGKIAPNLIVMSFVCNSSTMKFFENKILRAGDEEKDILANIIKERANSFNGRLNQFVTEDDKKHDALFGSQQLIKLYLELLLITFIRNNSSVKNQERISFITRRRVEDDLINRMISFMKQNINKNLTIDDFCEEFSLGRTRIKNLFKEKMDAGIIQYFRFLKIEEAKQLIREENYNFSEIAEKLGFSSVHYFSNVFKKTTDMTPSEYATSVKSKAELPHS
- a CDS encoding sugar phosphate isomerase/epimerase family protein, with protein sequence MYHLDIGVIISLESLLKNGTEEIEVLGLNSCQVNAWDIDLLTEDNAKRVREIVGDKINISSLWVGWPGPKVWDFIDGPLTLGLVPAEFRYARMEALKKGARFAKMLDITDITTHVGFIPENPSTTEYRETVIAIREVASYCKNLGIYFNFETGQETPITLIRTIEDTGLDNLGINLDPANLLLYGKANPVDAVDIYKNLIRGVHVKDGKYPTDGRHLGEETAMGEGMVNFPLLLDRLIKYNYQGALTIEREITGPKQKEDIIKAKEILLDILQKY
- a CDS encoding sugar phosphate isomerase/epimerase family protein, whose protein sequence is MKIGVSAYSYSQCDMDAIQIVHKAKEMEFDYIEFSGLPKLPENTDPVEYAKKIKQECDKVGLTIVNYAVGADLLNNDLDQEVERLKREVDVAKELGSPCMRHDATWGFANMEDGPKGFDNALPVLIKGYRAVTEYAEQLGIKTTIENHGFFCQDSERVEKLILGVGHPNFGLLLDVGNFLCVDEDPVKAVGRLLPYVFHAHAKDFHIKSGMVVSPGDGWFRSRGGNYLRGSIIGHGNAPVFQCIGLLKRAGYDGVLSIEFEGLEDPIKGIAIGKKNLEHYIELA
- a CDS encoding alpha-L-fucosidase, which encodes MKEECLPKPNRGQLAWQDMEMGMFLHFGINTFHDQEWGEGTDSPSTFDPTDLDARQWVHMAKAGGFKYVVLTAKHHDGFCLWPTKTTDYSVKYSPWKDGKGDVVRECADACREEGIGFGIYLSPWDRHEPCYDNKDLYDDFYCDQLTELLTGYGPLVEIWFDGAGSEGREYDWARIMNLINKYQPNAMIFNMGAPTIRWVGNEDGLAPYPCWNTAKAARQSIFTDENTKWLPNTPRWVPAECDVPIRRGQWFWHPNAEHNLRSLDELMDIYYRSVGHGAGLLLNVSPDARGLIPDADAKRLIEFGIEIRRRFNDPIASTAGCGYKIDLHLKSSAYMDHAIIMEDIAYGERILKYKLEAKQGDDWILISEGSAIGHKKIDKFKKVETDHIRLIILEADADPIIRELSLYLVDK
- a CDS encoding sugar phosphate isomerase/epimerase family protein, with the translated sequence MKKGINIWSFKGGMTVSECIKMARDAGYDGIELSLDEEGEVSLDSTEQDILRIKKIAEDEGMEIPSLASGLYWSYPATSSDPKIRQKSMDIVRKQLEIASILGADSILVVPGAVCADFIPGCEVVDYDVAYDRALGAFTELKKDAEEMKVHIGLENVWNKFLLSPIEMREFIDKIDSPYVGAYLDVGNVVYSGYPEHWIKILGKRIKKVHFKDFRKSVGTLDGFVDLLAGDVNFPAVMDAFSAVGYDDYVTAEMIPNYTHYTNQIIYNTSKSMDQILGR
- a CDS encoding Gfo/Idh/MocA family protein; this encodes MLKVGLVGIGFMGRGHLDNYIRLESEGFPVKLVAVCDIDPDKFENKFVPGNIDVGNAKYDFSKYNLYTSIDEMLEKEDLDYVDMPLPTYIHSESAVKALNKGVNVLCEKPMALTVEQCQAMIDAAEKNNKKLMIAQCLRFWPAYEYVKECIDTNKFGDVVGAYFFRGGATPRWSYQNWLLQKDKSGGALLDQHVHDVDTINWLFGTPKSVSTIGRNVIPGSGYDIVSTHYIYDDGKVVTAEDDWVLNGDYGFEMRFRVNFENGNVVYENGVLKVNPHDGKSFTPDLPEDNGYYREIKYYVNALLNDQTIDIAAPHSTMETIRIARAEVESADNNGKVVEL
- a CDS encoding Gfo/Idh/MocA family protein, with product MDKQYNVVLVGCGHMGAAHMDDIYYRENINVEGVVDLNPEKAKFFARKYGAKSWSTNYQNYLKDKNVDIVIIATYPSSHLKMLRDCIAAGKHVLCEKPIATDLKEGREFVKLVKHAKTKVLVGHILRHNKTYQTVAKMIQDGAIGSPIIMRMAQNHHTMDWNKYLALIKETSPIIDCGVHYIDVMRWFTGAEVINVSGIGLRTEADVPEDKYNYGLITLTLSDGSVAYYEAGWGNTIAADNLKEFVGPKGRIRIIYKKDRATHQEEGDLIEFYRYPEKTYEMINLDSNRKPTYDQLSCLIDMIENDTQASPSIDDVYTAFEIAVAADEKIKNEYSKVNHIALV